One Mytilus trossulus isolate FHL-02 chromosome 5, PNRI_Mtr1.1.1.hap1, whole genome shotgun sequence DNA segment encodes these proteins:
- the LOC134719754 gene encoding uncharacterized protein LOC134719754 codes for MDGEVKAHPELLKSLFCVKVWSADREKRKVIVTGDYKSLRNSVCLEFNINGRLVLEEDGTEIENDESLLRYKDKTLMVLPKNEQWKNSRSRQYNSSRSAAFHVFSNDRQKSVMILCFSLEDLGEQALHMLGYKPHQICLETDGTNLESERDLKAFTGHRLMAVKNGSTWTVPQDGDFQHSSHYSANQERHMFVVRSLDGRKRKEIFASNVVGLHFAAATALKLQSPVEVTTNNGVLISDDATLSQHVHEVLTVTEVRKSRKLLLQNDTPRSSSVYSA; via the exons ATGGACGGCGAAGTTAAGGCTCATCCTGAATTACTGAAATCATTGTT TTGTGTCAAAGTTTGGAGTGCTGATCGTGAAAAGAGAAAAGTAATAGTTACAGGAGATTATAAATCTCTAAGAAACTCAG TATGTCTAGAATTTAATATCAATGGTCGATTAGTTTTGGAAGAAGATGGCACTGAAATTGAAAACGACGAATCTTTATTAAGATATAAAGACAAAACTTTGATGGTTTTACCAAAGAATGAACAGTGGAAAAATTCCAGATCGCGCCAATACAACTCCTCTCGAAG TGCTGCATTCCACGTGTTTAGCAATGATAGACAGAAATCTGTTATGATTTTGTGTTTCTCATTGGAAGATTTAGGTGAACAAG CATTACATATGCTTGGGTATAAACCGCATCAAATCTGTCTTGAAACCGACGGAACTAATCTAGAATCTGAACGTGACCTTAAGGCTTTTACCGGACATCGTCTGATGGCGGTAAAAAACGGAAGCACGTGGACAGTACCCCAAGATGGCGATTTTCAACATAGTTCGCACTATTCAGCAAACCAAGAAAG GCATATGTTTGTTGTGCGGTCTCTCGATGGacgaaaaagaaaagaaatatttgccagTAATGTTGTTGGACTCCATTTTGCAG CTGCAACTGCTCTTAAATTACAGTCACCAGTAGAAGTTACAACAAATAATGGGGTGTTGATTTCTGATGATGCAACGCTATCACAACACGTGCATGAAGTACTAACAGTAACGGAAGTACGCAAGAGTCGTAAATTACTCTTACAAAACGACACACCACGTTCCTCAAGTGTGTACAGTGCATAA
- the LOC134719755 gene encoding uncharacterized protein LOC134719755, with product MENILILILVIFGFLYGQATSSCPFSDPQCHPLCIEYKGECKYCRCKVVSASSESGSSSRDKFGGSGSSSSDGYGGIGSGSSAKWNSNYGDNSNGHHTENSGSNSGGNTENTKVIIIHEKDTQPQQLSALPGLPMGGYMGGNMGGHMPLNMPHGPMTAQNPFSHHTSSYGRGHSMNVPLKSPGIPKYCISVDKMDFENCPCTVVDEGGCQTCPCYSASRFWIAVRQKETQEKPKPKQNECLGTTLCMMSCKGGYHLGETGSDGCQSCTCLKREQTKPEKPQKNEEKSCLKLYECIIKCSEKKLGFTVGEETSDGCRSCKCEEEKSSGSGGKTNGGGGSMMKMFGNTNGGNNVLKSPDKAGNESKAKCNPPMVMCTNDGNNLMQTMVGGSGGSDGSGGSSGSGAFNPMGGGSGSGEGMKSPFGSSSGGSGSGAGMKSPFGSSSGGSGSGAGMKSPFGKGGGGAGGAPGMGGMGPHGPSNPGFPSQKKVEQTSYNDNCFGPSCSAKDGGLVEGTLENDLSMGIFRK from the exons Atggaaaacattttaattttgattttagtcatttttggatttttatatg GACAAGCGACGTCTTCCTGTCCTTTCTCTGACCCACAGTGCCATCCTCTGTGTATTGAATACAAAGGTGAATGTAAATATTGCAGATGCAAAG TTGTATCAGCTTCAAGTGAAAGCGGAAGTAGTTCAAGAGACAAATTTGGCGGAAGCGGAAGTAGTTCAAGTGACGGATATGGCGGAATTGGGAGTGGTTCAAGTGCTAAGTGGAATTCAAATTACGGAGATAATTCAAACGGGCATCATACAGAAAATTCTGGTTCAAATAGTGGTGGAAATACAGAAAATACAAAAGTTATCATAATTCACGAAAAAGATACACAACCTCAACAATTGAGTGCGTTACCAGGCTTACCAATGGGAGGTTACATGGGTGGTAACATGGGTGGTCACATGCCATTAAATATGCCACACGGACCAATGACTGCTCAGAATCCTTTTTCCCATCAT ACATCATCATACGGACGTGGTCATTCTATGAATGTACCTCTAAAAAGTCCAGGAATTCCTAAATACTGTATATCTGTTGATAAGATGGACTTTGAAAATTGCCCCTGCACTGTCGTCGACGAAGGAGGATGTCAAACATGTCCTTGTTACTCAG CAAGCAGATTTTGGATTGCAGTCAGGCAAAAAGAAACTCAGGAAAAACCTAAACCGAAGCAAAATGAATGCCTTGGTACAACATTGTGTATGATGTCTTGTAAGGGAGGTTATCATCTGGGAGAAACTGGTTCTGATGGTTGCCAGTCGTGTACATGTCTAAAACGAG aaCAAACTAAACCTGAAAAACCACAAAAGAACGAGGAAAAATCATGCTTAAAGTTATACGAATGTATCATTAAATGTTCCGAAAAAAAGTTAGGTTTTACTGTTGGGGAAGAAACATCCGACGGCTGTAGGAGTTGCAAATGTGAAGAGGAAAAATCTAGTGGCAGCGGTGGCAAAACAAACGGTGGCGGAGGATCAATGATGAAAATGTTTGGCAATACAAATGGTGGCAACAATGTTCTAAAGT CTCCAGATAAAGCAGGTAACGAGTCGAAAGCGAAATGTAACCCTCCCATGGTAATGTGCACCAATGATGGTAATAATT TAATGCAAACAATGGTTGGTGGCAGCGGTGGTTCTGATGGCAGTGGTGGTTCCAGTGGTAGTGGTGCGTTTAATCCTATGGGAGGAGGTTCTGGTTCGGGTGAAGGAATGAAGAGTCCTTTTGGTTCATCATCTGGGGGATCAGGATCGGGCGCCGGAATGAAAAGTCCGTTTGGTTCATCATCTGGTGGATCAGGATCGGGCGCCGGAATGAAAAGTCCATTTGGCAAAGGAGGTGGAGGCGCGGGTGGTGCTCCCGGAATGGGAGGGATGGGTCCACATGGGCCTTCAA accCAGGTTTTCCAAGTCAGAAAAAAG TGGAACAGACGTCGTATAACGATAATTGTTTTGGACCATCATGTTCAGCGAAAGACGGTGGTCTTGTCGAAG GCACACTTGAAAACGATCTCAGCATGGGTATATTCCGGAAGTGA